Proteins from a single region of Acidobacteriota bacterium:
- a CDS encoding FAD binding domain-containing protein → MLRLPRFQLRRPSTLDDALACLAEAGPRGKLIAGGTDLIPNMKHGLITPATVIALSGIPELSGIRRDPDGGLVIGAMTTIAEVAANKDVQASAPSLAQAASLVASPQIRRMGTIGGNILLDTRCQWYNQSSFWRSAVGFCLKQGGTACHVVAGGSRCVAAASNDTAPALMTLGASLEVAGQAGGRRRVSIERFWTVDGARNHCLGDDEILVSVRIPKTPAGHRGAYGKLRDRGAIDYPLLGVAVRLDLDGDGLVERSDVVVTALAAAPKRVTSADASLRGVWAGTAAFADQVDTVADAAFGQCHPIENIPGDAGWRREMIRVYVRRTLEAAAAGGGPVHHL, encoded by the coding sequence ATGCTGCGCCTGCCACGATTCCAGTTGCGGCGTCCGTCCACACTCGACGACGCGCTGGCTTGTCTTGCCGAGGCCGGACCACGCGGCAAACTCATCGCGGGCGGCACCGATCTGATACCCAACATGAAGCACGGGTTGATTACGCCGGCGACGGTGATTGCGCTTTCTGGCATCCCCGAACTCTCGGGCATTCGACGCGATCCTGACGGCGGCCTCGTAATCGGCGCGATGACGACAATCGCCGAGGTGGCGGCAAACAAAGATGTGCAGGCGAGCGCGCCGTCGCTGGCTCAGGCCGCCAGCCTCGTGGCGAGCCCGCAGATCCGGCGCATGGGCACGATCGGCGGGAACATCCTGCTGGATACGCGCTGCCAGTGGTACAACCAGTCATCCTTCTGGCGATCGGCGGTCGGCTTCTGTCTGAAGCAGGGCGGCACCGCATGCCATGTTGTGGCGGGCGGTTCTCGCTGTGTGGCAGCGGCGTCAAACGACACGGCGCCTGCTCTGATGACTCTCGGCGCCTCGCTGGAGGTCGCTGGCCAGGCCGGCGGCCGCCGACGGGTGTCGATCGAGCGCTTCTGGACGGTAGACGGGGCGCGCAACCACTGTCTGGGAGACGACGAGATTCTCGTGTCCGTGCGAATCCCGAAGACACCTGCCGGACACCGCGGCGCATACGGTAAACTCCGCGACCGGGGCGCCATCGACTATCCTCTACTGGGCGTCGCCGTTCGCCTGGATCTGGATGGTGACGGCCTGGTCGAGCGATCTGACGTGGTGGTGACGGCGCTTGCGGCGGCCCCCAAGCGCGTCACATCGGCGGACGCGTCGCTTCGAGGGGTCTGGGCAGGCACGGCGGCATTCGCTGATCAGGTGGACACTGTCGCCGACGCCGCGTTTGGCCAGTGCCATCCGATCGAGAACATCCCGGGCGACGCCGGCTGGCGGCGTGAGATGATTCGAGTCTACGTGCGGCGCACGTTGGAGGCAGCCGCGGCTGGCGGCGGCCCCGTGCATCATCTGTAG
- a CDS encoding LeuA family protein: protein MSDVPPSSDLIYDWNTAGNGYPHRASPVEFDDETLRDGLQSPSIRDPAIEKKLELLHVMDELGIRSADLGLPGAGPRARADIIALCEEIQSAKLSVAPNCAVRTVMADVQALVSISDKVGMPIEACTFIGSSPIRQYAEEWSLEYMLRLTEETVSFAVAHGLPVMYVTEDTCRATPDTIRRLFKTAISAGATRVCVCDTVGHISPRGVRNLIPYVRQLIKETGADIKIDWHGHNDRGLSVINTITAMTSGVDRVHATALGLGERIGNCSMDQLLVNLKLMGYINTDLLPLHRYVSVASEATGVPIPANYPVFGDDAFRTATGVHAAAIIKAKKKGDAWLADRIYSGVPAGMIGLKQRIDVGFMSGVSNVVHWLIEHGFDAEERLVEAIFRAAKERDRIMTDDELMQVVKFMTEEPHNDFHVTTVEEWKHTMEE from the coding sequence ATGAGCGACGTGCCCCCCTCATCCGACCTGATCTACGACTGGAACACGGCCGGCAACGGCTATCCGCATCGGGCGTCCCCGGTTGAGTTCGATGACGAGACGCTGCGCGACGGCCTGCAGTCGCCTTCGATTCGCGATCCCGCGATCGAGAAGAAGCTCGAGCTGCTGCACGTGATGGACGAGCTGGGGATCCGTTCGGCGGATCTCGGTCTTCCCGGCGCCGGACCGCGCGCCCGGGCGGACATCATCGCGCTCTGCGAGGAAATCCAGTCGGCGAAACTGAGCGTCGCACCGAACTGCGCCGTGCGGACGGTGATGGCCGATGTGCAGGCGCTGGTGAGCATCAGTGACAAGGTGGGGATGCCCATCGAGGCGTGCACGTTCATCGGCAGCTCCCCCATCCGCCAGTACGCCGAAGAGTGGTCGCTCGAGTACATGCTCAGGCTCACCGAGGAGACCGTGTCGTTCGCGGTCGCGCACGGCCTGCCCGTGATGTATGTCACCGAAGACACCTGTCGCGCCACGCCCGACACGATCCGCCGCCTCTTCAAGACGGCGATTTCCGCGGGTGCCACGCGCGTCTGTGTCTGCGATACGGTGGGCCACATCTCGCCGCGCGGCGTCCGCAACCTGATTCCGTACGTCCGGCAGCTCATCAAGGAGACGGGCGCCGACATCAAGATCGACTGGCACGGCCACAACGACCGCGGCCTGAGCGTCATCAACACCATCACGGCGATGACTTCGGGGGTGGACCGCGTGCATGCCACCGCGCTCGGCCTCGGCGAACGGATTGGCAACTGCTCGATGGACCAGCTGCTCGTCAATCTCAAGCTGATGGGCTACATCAACACGGATCTGCTGCCGCTTCACCGCTACGTGTCCGTGGCCAGTGAGGCGACCGGCGTCCCCATCCCGGCCAACTATCCCGTCTTCGGCGACGACGCCTTCCGGACGGCGACCGGCGTCCACGCCGCGGCCATCATCAAGGCGAAGAAGAAGGGCGACGCCTGGCTGGCAGATCGGATCTACTCCGGCGTGCCGGCGGGCATGATCGGCTTGAAGCAGCGCATCGACGTGGGCTTCATGTCGGGGGTGTCCAACGTCGTGCACTGGCTGATCGAACACGGGTTCGACGCGGAGGAACGGCTGGTCGAAGCCATCTTCCGCGCGGCCAAGGAACGCGATCGCATCATGACCGACGACGAGTTGATGCAGGTCGTGAAGTTCATGACGGAAGAGCCGCACAATGACTTCCACGTCACCACGGTCGAGGAGTGGAAGCACACGATGGAGGAATAG
- a CDS encoding SDR family NAD(P)-dependent oxidoreductase, with protein MSQTQAGLLSLAGKVAIVAGGGGAIGSAIAAMLVEAGATVLSVDRAGHDGPSGTRSIACDVTRPDAVRELFASIEATDGRLDILVHSVGIARDSVVWKMSDEAWSSVVETNLDSAFYLVRGAVPLMRKAGGGAIALVSSINGERGKLGLANYSASKAGLNALARTVAREVGRFGIRVNAVAPGWIETPLIEGIAPEWRQRAIDETALGRLGVPDDVARMVLFLCSDMSRHVTGQVLRVDGGQLIG; from the coding sequence ATGAGTCAGACACAGGCCGGGTTGCTGTCGCTCGCGGGGAAGGTGGCCATCGTCGCCGGCGGTGGCGGCGCCATCGGGTCGGCGATCGCCGCAATGCTGGTCGAGGCGGGAGCCACTGTGCTGTCGGTCGACCGAGCCGGCCACGACGGCCCGTCCGGCACGCGATCGATCGCGTGCGATGTGACGCGGCCCGACGCCGTCCGCGAATTGTTCGCGTCGATTGAGGCGACCGATGGGCGCCTCGACATTCTCGTGCACTCGGTCGGGATCGCCCGCGACTCGGTGGTGTGGAAGATGTCCGACGAGGCGTGGTCGTCGGTGGTGGAAACCAACCTCGATTCAGCGTTCTACCTGGTGCGCGGCGCCGTGCCCTTGATGCGGAAGGCCGGTGGCGGGGCCATCGCGCTCGTCTCGTCGATCAACGGCGAGCGGGGCAAGCTCGGGCTGGCCAACTACTCGGCCAGCAAAGCCGGTCTGAATGCGCTGGCCCGGACCGTCGCGCGAGAGGTCGGACGCTTCGGCATACGTGTGAATGCGGTGGCGCCGGGCTGGATTGAAACGCCGCTCATCGAGGGCATCGCGCCCGAATGGCGCCAGCGGGCCATCGACGAGACGGCTCTCGGCCGGCTCGGCGTGCCCGATGATGTGGCGCGAATGGTGCTGTTTCTGTGTTCGGACATGAGCCGCCATGTCACCGGACAGGTGCTGCGGGTGGACGGCGGTCAACTGATCGGATAA
- a CDS encoding cyclohexa-1,5-dienecarbonyl-CoA hydratase yields the protein MSDPVLVEKLDNGAYWRIVLGGSKGNILDARVMAALSSVLADAAADAHVKALCLEGQGAHFSFGASVAEHLPDSVGAMLTQFHGLLLGLVDASVIVLAAVRGQCLGGAMELVTLCHRVFASKDAKFGQPEIVLGVFAPAASVLLAERVGRGAAEDLCLSGRSITAEEAYRIGLVDQIAETDPAEAAHEYAQAHLLPRSASSLRLAAKAVRVGLRARLAAELPEVERIYLKELMATHDAVEGLRAFVEKRAATWQDQ from the coding sequence GTGAGCGATCCTGTCCTGGTTGAGAAGCTCGACAACGGCGCGTACTGGCGCATTGTGCTGGGCGGTTCGAAAGGCAACATTCTTGACGCGCGGGTGATGGCGGCGCTTTCCTCCGTGCTCGCTGATGCGGCCGCCGATGCTCATGTCAAGGCGTTGTGCCTCGAAGGGCAGGGGGCACATTTCTCGTTCGGCGCGAGCGTCGCCGAGCATCTGCCGGACAGTGTCGGCGCCATGCTCACGCAGTTCCACGGCCTGCTGCTCGGCCTGGTGGACGCGTCGGTCATCGTCCTGGCGGCTGTGCGAGGCCAGTGCCTGGGCGGGGCGATGGAACTGGTGACGCTGTGCCATCGCGTGTTCGCGTCGAAGGACGCGAAGTTCGGTCAGCCCGAAATCGTGCTGGGGGTGTTCGCGCCCGCGGCGTCCGTGCTGCTCGCCGAACGCGTCGGACGCGGGGCGGCAGAAGACCTCTGCCTGAGCGGCCGCTCTATCACGGCGGAGGAAGCGTATCGGATCGGGTTGGTGGACCAGATCGCCGAAACCGATCCCGCCGAGGCCGCGCACGAGTACGCCCAGGCGCATCTGCTGCCCCGGTCGGCGTCGAGCCTGCGGCTGGCCGCGAAGGCCGTTCGAGTGGGCCTGCGGGCGCGATTGGCTGCGGAGCTACCCGAGGTCGAACGGATCTATCTCAAGGAACTGATGGCGACACATGACGCGGTCGAGGGGCTTCGGGCGTTCGTCGAGAAGCGCGCCGCGACGTGGCAGGATCAATGA
- the oah gene encoding 6-oxocyclohex-1-ene-1-carbonyl-CoA hydratase codes for MEFKNHDLVEAASLPGARYEQKALRDARGTEVPGLHTVWITLDNPAQLNSYTTDMVKGVILGMRRASNDRAAVAVVFTGSGTRAFCTGGNTAEYAEYYAGRPEEYRQYMRLFNDMVTAILHCDKPVICRVNGMRVGGGQEIGMACDFSLAQDMALFGQAGPRHGSAPDGGSTDFLPLFIGIEAAMESCTLCEHWSAHKAQRLGLLLKVVPALEVGGRLVPNPLAITDRWVEDGRVVFGEFKTGAERDAGKQLVQQGKMTLSALDAEVDALVLKLAHTMPGCLTKTIESVRKHKLDHWNRNKESNRAWLALNMMTEGRAGFRAFHEGSKECREADFLLLRRRLADGAVWGDELTEEILARAKGGSR; via the coding sequence ATGGAATTCAAGAACCACGATCTGGTGGAGGCGGCCAGCCTGCCTGGCGCGCGCTACGAGCAGAAGGCCCTGCGTGACGCCAGAGGCACTGAGGTGCCCGGTTTGCACACCGTCTGGATCACGCTCGACAACCCCGCACAACTGAACTCGTACACGACCGACATGGTGAAGGGCGTGATTCTCGGGATGAGGCGCGCGTCGAACGATCGGGCCGCGGTCGCCGTCGTGTTCACCGGGAGCGGCACGAGAGCGTTCTGCACGGGCGGCAACACCGCGGAGTACGCGGAGTACTACGCCGGCCGGCCCGAGGAATACCGGCAGTACATGCGGCTGTTCAACGACATGGTGACGGCCATCCTTCACTGCGACAAGCCGGTCATCTGCCGCGTCAATGGGATGCGCGTCGGAGGCGGTCAGGAGATCGGCATGGCCTGCGACTTCTCGCTGGCTCAGGACATGGCCCTGTTCGGTCAGGCGGGCCCGAGGCATGGTTCGGCGCCAGACGGCGGCAGCACGGACTTTCTGCCGCTGTTTATCGGCATCGAAGCCGCGATGGAAAGTTGCACCCTCTGCGAGCACTGGAGCGCGCACAAGGCACAGCGGCTCGGCCTGCTGCTCAAGGTCGTGCCGGCGCTCGAGGTCGGGGGCCGGCTGGTACCCAATCCGCTGGCCATCACCGATAGGTGGGTGGAGGACGGCAGGGTCGTGTTCGGCGAATTCAAGACGGGGGCCGAACGCGATGCGGGCAAGCAGCTGGTTCAGCAGGGCAAGATGACGTTGTCGGCCCTGGACGCGGAGGTTGACGCGCTGGTCCTCAAGCTGGCCCACACGATGCCAGGGTGTCTGACCAAGACGATCGAAAGCGTGCGCAAGCACAAGCTCGATCACTGGAATCGCAACAAGGAATCGAACCGCGCATGGCTCGCCCTCAACATGATGACCGAGGGCCGCGCCGGCTTCCGGGCCTTCCACGAAGGCTCGAAGGAGTGTCGTGAGGCCGACTTCCTGCTGCTGCGGCGCCGGCTCGCCGACGGTGCGGTCTGGGGCGACGAACTGACTGAGGAGATTCTCGCTCGCGCCAAGGGCGGAAGTCGTTGA
- the had gene encoding 6-hydroxycyclohex-1-ene-1-carbonyl-CoA dehydrogenase — translation MKLTSWVVQQGGSPMVLTTREETPGAGEVIVEVAGCGVCHTDLGFFYDGIPTRQPFPLTLGHEISGRVVEAGPAAEAWLGKAVVVPAVIPCGTCPACLAGRGAICPKQVFPGSDVHGGFASAVRVPAHGLCPVPALDDRTKNPAGVDLVALSVVADAVSTPYQAAVRSELASGDLAVFVGVGGIGGFGVQIARALGATVVAIDVDDQRLERMAQHGASLTLNPKSMDQKALRKQVKACADAHGIPTWRTKIFETSGTPAGQLAAFGLLCHGARLSVVGYTSKAIEVRLSNLMAFDAVAQGNWGCVPELYPAVIDLVLSGRVLLEPFVERRPMASINDVFSEVHAGGMQRRIILVPGS, via the coding sequence ATGAAGCTGACATCGTGGGTTGTGCAACAGGGCGGATCGCCGATGGTGCTGACCACGCGCGAGGAGACACCCGGCGCCGGCGAGGTCATCGTCGAAGTGGCTGGGTGCGGCGTGTGCCACACCGACTTGGGTTTCTTCTATGACGGGATCCCGACGAGGCAGCCGTTTCCCCTGACGCTCGGCCACGAAATCAGCGGCCGTGTGGTTGAGGCGGGCCCGGCGGCTGAAGCCTGGCTCGGGAAAGCCGTGGTGGTGCCGGCCGTGATTCCGTGCGGGACGTGTCCCGCGTGCCTGGCGGGCCGCGGAGCGATCTGCCCGAAGCAGGTGTTTCCCGGCAGCGACGTTCACGGCGGATTCGCATCGGCGGTGCGCGTTCCTGCGCACGGGCTCTGTCCGGTGCCAGCGCTCGATGACCGGACGAAGAACCCTGCTGGCGTCGATCTGGTCGCGCTGTCGGTGGTGGCGGATGCGGTCTCGACGCCGTACCAGGCGGCCGTTCGAAGCGAACTGGCGAGCGGCGACCTGGCCGTGTTCGTGGGAGTCGGTGGCATCGGCGGATTCGGGGTGCAGATCGCGCGGGCATTGGGCGCGACGGTGGTCGCCATCGACGTCGACGACCAGCGCCTCGAACGCATGGCGCAGCACGGAGCGAGCCTGACGCTCAATCCCAAGTCGATGGACCAGAAGGCGCTTCGCAAGCAGGTCAAGGCCTGCGCCGACGCGCACGGCATTCCCACGTGGCGCACGAAGATCTTCGAGACCTCCGGGACGCCCGCCGGCCAGCTTGCCGCATTCGGTCTCCTGTGCCACGGGGCGCGGCTCTCGGTGGTGGGGTATACGTCGAAGGCCATCGAGGTGCGGCTCTCGAATCTGATGGCGTTTGACGCCGTCGCTCAGGGAAACTGGGGATGCGTGCCGGAGTTGTATCCTGCGGTGATCGATCTGGTGCTGTCGGGCCGGGTTCTGCTGGAACCGTTTGTGGAGCGCCGGCCGATGGCTTCGATCAATGATGTATTTTCGGAGGTGCACGCGGGCGGTATGCAGCGCCGAATCATCCTGGTGCCGGGGAGCTGA
- a CDS encoding serine hydrolase, with the protein MVITGCAATLSPGVRGQRSGSPVSAAAEIDALLAGIYTPDKPGATAIVMKDGRVVLRKAYGLANVELQVPMRPESVLALASLSKQFTAAAILKLAEEGRLSLGDDISRFLPHYPTHGINITIEHLLTHTSGLNALSETSDLRAVTVQEGKLIDVLGDWVKDLPQDAAPGERWAYSNWGYNLLGAIIEQVSGQSYADYLRQRIFEPLGMTHTYYADRRQIIPLRATGYDAQTDAVFNVLPSRSRIFHPSGAGGLLSTIDDLARWDEALYGDRILSAASRARMFTPFRLNDGNSTRYGYGWDIGDDDGRRVQEHAGGTTGFVSYIVRMPDDRVFVAILSNRASTAVPLQATAHRVAALAAGRPIPDPVAVPEEAGVLDRLIGTFRGSDVGTFAVTRDGDGLQAQIPGFEKLRLVPVAPLTFRTRLLTWTFVFDLDADGRAARVRISDWKLNDAAERVTPANRQPPPIIALDVGQLDALAGEYESLNGVLVRVERSGDHLTVTPTAQSGVDIYPASPVEFFTKDATVQYTFVRDARGSVAGYLRAAGGGKPVPARRVGVGTSPRPRE; encoded by the coding sequence GTGGTCATCACGGGATGTGCAGCGACGCTGAGCCCTGGCGTGCGGGGGCAGAGGAGTGGGTCGCCCGTATCTGCTGCGGCCGAGATCGACGCACTGCTGGCCGGCATCTACACGCCGGACAAGCCCGGCGCGACGGCGATCGTGATGAAGGACGGCCGCGTTGTGCTGCGCAAGGCGTACGGCCTCGCGAATGTCGAACTCCAGGTCCCGATGCGGCCCGAGTCGGTGCTGGCGCTGGCGTCACTGTCGAAGCAGTTCACGGCGGCCGCCATACTCAAGCTCGCCGAGGAGGGGCGGCTGTCGCTCGGAGATGACATCTCGCGATTCCTGCCGCACTACCCGACGCACGGCATCAATATCACCATCGAACACCTCCTCACTCACACGTCTGGCCTCAATGCGCTCAGCGAAACATCGGACTTGCGAGCCGTCACTGTGCAGGAGGGCAAACTGATTGACGTCCTGGGCGACTGGGTGAAAGACCTGCCCCAGGACGCGGCACCAGGCGAGCGATGGGCGTATTCGAACTGGGGCTACAACCTGCTGGGCGCCATCATCGAGCAGGTGTCAGGGCAGAGTTACGCAGACTACTTGCGGCAGCGGATCTTCGAGCCGCTGGGAATGACGCATACGTACTACGCCGACCGGCGACAGATCATCCCGCTTCGCGCCACCGGGTATGACGCGCAGACGGACGCGGTGTTCAACGTGCTGCCATCGCGAAGCCGCATCTTCCATCCGAGCGGGGCAGGAGGACTGCTTTCAACGATCGACGATCTCGCGCGATGGGACGAGGCGCTCTACGGGGATCGAATCCTTAGCGCAGCGTCGAGAGCCAGGATGTTCACGCCGTTTCGCCTGAATGACGGTAATTCGACCAGGTACGGGTACGGGTGGGACATCGGCGACGATGACGGTCGTCGGGTGCAGGAGCACGCGGGCGGAACAACCGGTTTCGTCTCGTACATCGTTCGCATGCCGGACGACCGCGTGTTTGTCGCCATCCTGTCAAACCGGGCGTCGACGGCCGTGCCCCTGCAGGCGACGGCGCACCGCGTGGCGGCGCTGGCCGCAGGCCGGCCGATTCCAGACCCGGTCGCCGTGCCTGAGGAAGCCGGCGTTCTCGACAGGCTGATCGGAACGTTTCGAGGCAGCGACGTCGGTACATTCGCGGTGACGCGAGACGGAGACGGATTGCAGGCGCAGATTCCGGGATTCGAGAAACTCCGTTTGGTGCCGGTCGCGCCGCTGACCTTCCGGACGAGACTGCTGACGTGGACGTTCGTGTTCGACCTCGACGCGGACGGCCGGGCTGCGCGTGTGCGGATTTCGGACTGGAAGCTGAACGACGCAGCCGAACGCGTCACGCCCGCCAATCGGCAGCCCCCGCCGATCATCGCACTTGACGTGGGCCAACTGGATGCGTTGGCCGGCGAATACGAATCACTTAACGGCGTGCTCGTGCGCGTCGAGCGCTCAGGCGACCACCTCACGGTGACGCCAACAGCGCAATCCGGGGTCGATATCTATCCAGCGTCGCCCGTGGAGTTCTTCACGAAGGACGCCACTGTCCAGTACACGTTTGTTCGGGACGCTCGGGGCTCGGTGGCTGGGTACCTCCGGGCGGCTGGCGGTGGGAAGCCGGTGCCGGCGCGGCGGGTGGGCGTCGGGACTTCCCCTCGACCACGGGAATGA
- a CDS encoding aldehyde dehydrogenase family protein, which produces MATRAITVEEKQLAEALVSKARAAMQAIEAYDQATVDRLCRAITWASANETTAVHLANMNVDESGMGSREPGRRSKALGILRDALRQKSMGVIEEIPDKAIVKYAKPAGVIVSLIPVTSAYITPIGVAIYAIKCKDAVIFSPHPASRKTTNEVVRIMRAALAAAGASPDILQCVEKPSIPLANELMSSCDLTNATGGPAMVKAAYSSGKPAYGVGPGNAMMVIDETANIEEAARNTRISKTNDYGSGCSSDGNLVVEATIYDAFLGQLQREGGYLVNERERQLLQATYWDSEGHRTPQTIARAASVVADRAGFVLPSDRTFLIVEQDKIGREHLFSTEKLGTVLAIFKYKGFDQALDLVRQLLDVGGKGHSCGIYSFDEDHIHRLALMAPVSRIMVRQVQSRSNAGTFTNGMPMTSSMGCGTWGGNITNENISLKHYMNVTWVSRPLPEDKPTDAELFGEFYNGPTF; this is translated from the coding sequence ATGGCCACGCGAGCGATTACCGTCGAAGAGAAACAGCTTGCCGAGGCGCTGGTTAGCAAGGCGCGGGCGGCGATGCAGGCTATCGAAGCCTACGACCAGGCCACCGTCGACCGGCTGTGCAGAGCGATTACCTGGGCTTCGGCCAACGAAACGACAGCCGTGCACCTCGCCAATATGAACGTCGACGAATCGGGCATGGGGAGTCGCGAACCGGGGCGGAGGTCCAAGGCGCTGGGGATTCTGAGGGACGCGCTGCGCCAGAAGAGCATGGGGGTGATCGAGGAGATCCCGGACAAGGCCATCGTCAAGTACGCGAAACCAGCCGGCGTGATCGTGTCTCTGATTCCCGTCACAAGCGCGTACATCACTCCCATCGGCGTCGCCATTTACGCCATCAAGTGCAAGGACGCCGTGATCTTCTCTCCGCATCCGGCCAGCAGAAAGACGACGAACGAAGTCGTCCGGATCATGCGCGCGGCCCTTGCAGCCGCGGGCGCTTCGCCAGACATCCTGCAGTGCGTCGAGAAGCCGAGCATCCCGCTGGCGAATGAACTGATGTCCTCGTGCGACCTGACCAACGCCACGGGCGGGCCAGCGATGGTGAAGGCTGCCTACAGTTCCGGCAAGCCCGCGTACGGCGTCGGCCCCGGCAACGCCATGATGGTCATTGACGAGACGGCCAACATCGAGGAGGCCGCGAGGAATACGAGGATCAGCAAGACCAACGATTACGGATCGGGCTGTTCCTCGGACGGGAACCTGGTGGTGGAGGCGACAATCTACGACGCGTTTCTCGGCCAGCTTCAGCGGGAAGGCGGCTACCTCGTCAACGAGCGGGAAAGACAGCTCCTGCAGGCGACGTACTGGGATTCAGAGGGACATCGCACGCCCCAGACCATCGCTCGCGCCGCCTCCGTGGTGGCCGATCGCGCCGGATTCGTTCTACCGTCCGACAGGACGTTCCTGATTGTCGAGCAGGACAAGATCGGCCGCGAGCACCTGTTCTCAACCGAGAAGCTGGGCACGGTGCTTGCGATCTTCAAGTACAAAGGCTTTGACCAAGCCCTCGACCTGGTCAGGCAACTGCTCGATGTCGGCGGGAAGGGCCACTCCTGCGGCATCTACTCGTTCGACGAAGACCACATTCACCGGCTGGCCCTGATGGCGCCGGTCAGCCGAATCATGGTGCGTCAGGTGCAGTCACGATCCAACGCCGGCACGTTCACCAACGGCATGCCCATGACATCCAGCATGGGCTGCGGCACCTGGGGCGGAAACATCACGAACGAGAACATCTCACTCAAGCACTACATGAACGTGACGTGGGTGAGCCGCCCGCTGCCGGAGGACAAGCCCACGGACGCAGAACTGTTCGGCGAGTTCTACAACGGCCCGACATTCTAG
- a CDS encoding ThuA domain-containing protein — MNSLQRQAPATRLVLVFAVCSLLGASGLLSQAQPPQRPPQGPPGAGPQRGGPRQQQGPARKQVLLWGELTGGGAYHEGVNNAMAVLYRLGRETGLYDAYIRTDPQFVTKQKLVVNADGRDWPVSKNLDSFDAVFFYGQREIPLTQQQMTDLISFVKDDGKGFVAAHTAFNAFARFPEFGDMLGARYDGHPWGQAEATVTVLDSGFPGMKEFPLAFTFRDEFIQVKDFSWESSRVLMTLDTSKLDMTNPNVHRAANDFPQAWARTYGKGRVFVSGFGHSSATWDRLDIQRMWLEAIKWATGQTQADATPRPKPAAKAGQ, encoded by the coding sequence ATGAACTCACTTCAGCGACAGGCCCCAGCCACTCGGCTGGTGTTGGTGTTCGCCGTGTGCTCCCTGCTCGGCGCCAGCGGCCTCCTCTCTCAGGCTCAGCCTCCCCAACGACCGCCCCAGGGGCCACCGGGAGCGGGGCCCCAGCGGGGAGGGCCGCGGCAGCAGCAGGGTCCGGCGAGGAAGCAGGTTCTTCTCTGGGGTGAGCTGACTGGGGGCGGCGCGTACCATGAAGGGGTGAACAACGCCATGGCCGTTCTGTACAGGCTCGGGCGCGAGACCGGTCTCTACGACGCGTACATTCGCACGGATCCGCAATTCGTTACCAAGCAGAAGCTGGTGGTCAATGCCGACGGCCGCGACTGGCCGGTCAGCAAGAACCTCGATTCGTTCGACGCCGTCTTCTTTTACGGTCAGAGAGAGATTCCGCTCACACAGCAACAGATGACCGATCTGATCTCGTTCGTCAAGGATGACGGAAAGGGCTTCGTCGCGGCACACACGGCATTCAACGCGTTCGCGCGGTTCCCGGAATTCGGCGACATGCTCGGAGCACGATACGACGGCCATCCGTGGGGACAAGCCGAGGCGACGGTCACCGTGCTCGACTCTGGGTTTCCGGGGATGAAGGAATTCCCGCTGGCATTTACGTTCCGGGACGAATTTATCCAGGTCAAGGACTTCTCCTGGGAGAGCTCACGCGTACTGATGACGCTCGACACCAGCAAGCTCGACATGACCAATCCAAATGTCCACCGGGCGGCGAACGACTTCCCCCAGGCTTGGGCACGGACCTACGGAAAGGGCCGCGTGTTCGTCAGCGGATTCGGGCACAGCAGCGCCACCTGGGACAGACTGGATATTCAGCGGATGTGGCTCGAGGCGATCAAGTGGGCGACGGGGCAGACTCAAGCTGACGCGACGCCGCGGCCGAAGCCGGCTGCCAAGGCCGGTCAGTGA